AGACCAAATCGATCAAAGAGAGAAAGTTTTTCTTGAGCCGTTTCGCTTACATTTACATCTTCTTCTCTTTCTTTAAACGTTTCCCTAACTAAATGATGTCTGTTTGACGTTACATAGATTAATACATTATTAGGCTTTTTTTCAAAGCTTCCCTCTATTATAGCTTTAAACTTTTTATAATCTGTCTCAAACTCTTCAAAAGACAAATCATCTATAAAAAGAATAAATTTAAAGTCTCTATGACGAGTAATCTCAATAATAGAAGCTATGGCATCTAATTGTCCTTTTTTAAGTTCAATAATTTTTAGACCCTTGTGGGCATATTCATTGACGAGAGCCTTTACAGATGAAGATTTACCTGTTCCCCTTTGCCCATAAAGCAATACATTATTACCTTTTCCCCGGTCTATAAAACTAAGGGTATTTTCTTTTAGGACCTTGGTTTGCCCTTCATAACCTATTAAATCCTCAAAACGCACACGGTCAAATTCCTTTATTTCACTTAAGCATTGCTTTGCGTCGTCCCACTTAAAAACAGATTCCTTTGAAAATAAACCTGTTCCATTTTCTCTAATATAATTGGATAACTCTTTTACAATAAATCGCTCTCCAATATTGTTATTCGCAAGAAGGCTATGAATATCTATGTTTTCAAATTCCTCTGTATCCAGTGTAAAAACAGTGCTACGATTTACACTCAATTCTTCTAAAACGGTTATCCAGTCGTAATTGTATAGATTTCTAATAATGTGAATATCTCCAGCCACAAGAGTAAGCAAATTTTCGTCTATTCTCTCTCGCCTCTCGCATTTTAAAGTAAACAGATTTTCGTCCATTAGCAGGATATCTAATACTGTTTGCTTCCATGAGATTCCTTTTTTTCCAGAAATACGAACAATCTCATACTGCATTTGAAATAAATGCTCTACTTTATGAGGAATTTCTCTAGCAGTGGTAAATTTTCTAAATTGGTCGATTACTGGGTTTTGCTGAATATTTCGAAATATTAATAATTCATTAAACATATCTTGCATTGAAAGATCTCCTCTCCGTGGTATACTGAATATAAACAAATCCTCTGAGAAGGTGAATCATTTTTATCTCAGAAGGAAAGTTACAGTATTTTTAACATATTACTATATTACCACATTTATTTTATACTTTCTCATTTTTCAAATGATTATTAGTGGGTATAGTAATAAATGAATAAAAAGGAGGAATCGAATTGGATACTCGATTGCACAAGTCAACAAAAGACAAAATAATCTCTGGTGTATGTGGAGGCCTTGGCGAATATTTTAGGGTGGATTCATCTATTATACGCATCATTTGGGCAATAGCAGCCTTTGCTTATGGAACTGGTATCTTACTTTATATTATTGCTGCCATTATACTTCCATCTGAAGATTATGAAAAAGTGGAAGGGGATAACAAGTCAGAAAATATACTTAATGCTGACAATAGCAAACTCATTGGAATTGTTCTCATTATTAGCGGTGTGCTATTTCTGTTAAGGCAGTTTACACCATTTTTAGATTCTAAGTATGTCTGGCCAGTTATACTCATTGTATTGGGACTATTTATTATTGTAAAGGGAGGGAGTAGAGACCATGAAGAATAAAAACAATATCATCATTGGATTAATATTTGTGTTATTAGGGGCTTTTTGGCTCTTAAACAATCTAAATATCATTCAATATGAATTTAGGTACTTATTTACCGCCTTCAGTAAATTATGGCCTTTAATACTAGTAATTGTAGGCTTAACGATTATAGTAAAAAACAAAGTGATTAATTCTTTACTATGGCTTTTGTTTTTTGTTATACTTCTCGTTTACGGCTATTATCTTCAAGAAAAAGCTCCTATACCTCATTCTTATGAAATAGGTGAATTGGAATCTTACACAATATCGGCGAAGAACGACATTTCTGCTGGTAAATTAGACTTAGATTTAGGGGCTATGGAATTTAATATAAGGTCAGGAACCCCAGATTTTGCGACTATTGACTCTAATTTAGCTGGATTAGATATTGAAGACACTGTAGAAAACAATCTTCAGCATCTACATATTTCACATGAAAATTTTACTCAAAAGTTTTTCTCTGATTCTAAATTTGATTATAGTCTTGATTTAGCTCTCAATGAGGAGCTCCCTTGGAGCCTTGATATTGATTCAGGAGCTGTAAATGGGATAGTAGATTTAAAGAATATAAAATTAAAGGATCTAGATATTGATTTAGGAGCAGGCAATATGGAAATCTATCTAAGTGATAAATCTACAGATGGTACTATAGACATTGACTCAGGAGTTTCTAGAATTGAATTAAATATTCCTAAAGAAGCTGGAATCCTATTAGAATTTGATGGCGCATTAAACTCTACCAATATATCTGAACTAGACTTTATAAAGCAATCTGATAACAAGTACATTACAGAAAACTATGACAACGCTGATTCAAAATACCACATTAATGTAGATATGGGCTTAGGGGAATTTAAAATAAATAAATTTTAAAACCTCCTTGACTTACTCTTTTTCATATTATATTATTAGGTTTAATAATTTAATCGACTGTGAAGGAAAGAGTACTCTATGATAGAAATTAAAGAGAGTTAGTGGCTGCTGAAAACTAACATTTTCATATAGAAGAAGTTCATTCCGGAGTTGTCTGCTGAACTAAGAGTAGGTATGACCGTTTATAACAAAACGTTATCAAATAAGCAAATGGAGTTTTCCATTTGCCCAAAGTGGAGCAATCAATCAAGGTGGTACCGCGGGTATAAACTCGTCCTTTAATTTTATATTAAAGGGCGTTTTTTGCGTGAACTAACGAGCTAAGCAAAAGCGTAGCTTTTGTAGCATACATATGATTCCACAAACAAATGGCTTGCCAATTTGTTTGTGGAATCATGTGGGTGCGTAGATAAAAGCTTTAGCTTTTATTTAGCGAGTGGCGCGACTTGAGAAATTTGTTTGCAAATTTATCAAGTGAGCTGTGAAGTCTCTTACACTTACCCGCCCATAGGCGAATTATGGTTTTGCTGACCACCTTAATAAATAAAATTGGAGTTGATCAAGATGTATTGGAATAAAAGAATTGAAACCATGTCTCGTGATGAATTGATGTATATTCAAAATGAACGACTACAAAAAATGCTACGAAGAATTTATCATAATGTACCTTTTTATCGTAGCCAATTTCAAAGTGTAGATCTTGCCCCTGAGGATATTACAGAGATTAGCGACTTATCTAAATTACCTTTTACTACAAAGCAAGATTTAAGAGACAGTTACCCCTACGGACTCTTTGCAGCGCCATTATCGGAAATCGTTCGAATTCACGCTTCATCTGGTACTACTGGTAAACCTACTGTTGTAGGATATACTAGAGAGGATATAAGTAATTGGGCTGAACTATGTGCACGTGCTTTTGTAGCTGCAGGCGCTGACTCCAATTCAGTAGTGCAGGTCTCTTATGGGTATGGCTTATTCACAGGTGGACTTGGGATTCATTATGGTGCAGAAAAGCTTGGTGCATCTGTTATACCTATGTCTGGCGGTAATACAGAAAGACAAATTATGCTTATGAAGGATTTTCACAGCACCTTGCTAGCTTGTACTCCTTCTTACGCCATATATTTAGCAGAAGCCATCGAACAATATGGCATTGATCCTGGAGAGATCAAACTAAAATCAGGTATATTTGGCGCAGAGCCTTGGTCTGAAAATATGAGAAAAAAGATTGAAGAAAGACTTCATATTTCTGCTCATGATATTTACGGATTATCGGAAATCATGGGACCTGGAGTAGCCATCGAATGCCAATGCAAAAACGGCATGCATATTTGGGAAGATCACTTTCTTCCAGAAATTATTGATCCAAACACTTTAGAGCCATTACCATATGGGGCACCTGGAGAGCTCGTATTTACTACTTTGACAAAGGAAGGCATTCCAGTTCTGCGCTATAGGACGAGAGACCTTTCTGTTTTACATAAAGAAGTATGTGAATGTGGCAGAACTCACGTCCGAATGGAAAGAGTATCCGGAAGAAGTGATGATATGCTCATCATTCGAGGGGTAAATGTATTCCCATCTCAAATCGAAAGTGTTTTAATGGAATTTGGTAATGTAGAACCACATTACTTGCTTATCGTCACTAGAGAAGGTACTTTAGATAATCTAGAGATACAAATAGAACTTTCTGAGGAATTATTCTCAGATCGAATTAGCAATCTAGAAGAATTAGAACGCAAGATAAAACAAAAAATCCACTCTGTTTTACAGATAAGTGCTAAAATCAGGTTAGTAGAACCTAAGAGCATACCAAGAAGTGAAGGAAAAGCAAAACGTGTAATTGATAAACGAAATCTACAAGGGGAGTGATAAAATGATTAAACAAGTTTCTGTATTTTTAGAAAATAAGAAAGGTCGTCTCTCAGAAGCCTTAGAAATTCTTCATAAAAATGATATTAATCTCCGCTCTTTGACCATCGCCGAGACTACAGACTATGGCATTTTGAGATTGATTCCTAACAAACCAGAACAAGCAGCAGAAAAACTAAAAGAGGCTGGCTTTGTAGTAAATCAGACTAAAGTTTTAGCTATTGAAGTAAATGATAGTCCAGGATCTATGCTCACTGTTATCAAAGGCCTCTCTATGTCTGATATTGATATAGAATACTCTTATTGTTGTTTACCGGTACATGAACACAAAGTAGTAATCATCCTAAAAGTATCCGACAGCGAAAAAGCCATAGAGCTATTACGCCAAAGCTCCTGCGCAAAGTTGATAGAAGCAGAAGCCTTCGCATAAAATTGCCTTCGGCAATTTAGCTATCAGCAACCAGTCACTAGTCACTAGCATTAGGGGATTCCTTTGGGGTCACAGATCCTTCGCTAACGCTCTAGGATGACTCGGCAGTAGCTAGGGTCAAAAGTAGAATATTCTAGATGTATAACAAAGGGGGTGATCGAAGATCACCCCATCTTACTCTCGCCTATAGGCGAGAGTTTTGTTGTTTTTCCGCTTTCAGTATTCCGCTTTCAGCATTCCGCTTTCAGCTTTTATGGTTTTGCTGACCACCTGACCACCTTGTCACCTGACCACCTTATTCTTCACCTCATTAATTGCATTTCTCACCGTAGGTATCGCTAATAGTATACACGTTAATAAGGCTTCTGCCCCCATATAAGAACCATTGTAGATGGTAGAGTACATAAATGCCCCTTGCCCTTCTGGTGCATAGGATGCAAAGAAGATGACACCTGATAATACACTGCACACAAGTCTTCCAAGAACACCTAAGAGATACGTAGGTATAATGCCCCGTTTTGCAAGTACTGCCCCCATGCCTAAAGAGCCAAACGCTAAGAGATAGTCCATCAGCATTTGAACTGGATGAATAACATAAGGATTAATTAAAAGATCTAGTAATCCAAATGCAACTCCAGCTAATATTCCTTGTCGCACACCAAAGTAATATCCAATCATTACAATAAACAACATTGAAAAAGGCGTAATAGAACCTCCTTGTGGCATGCGAAATAAAGTAATCTGGTTGAGTACATAAGCTACAGCTACAGCAATTGCAGAATATGTAAGGGCCTTTATATTATTATCCCCCTTTTTACTTAGCTTAAAAATAAGTGCAAAAGCAAGTACGATGAGTACTACTACAAAAATTTGACCTTGCATAGACTCAAAAAAACTTTGTAACATAAAAAAACCTCCTATTTTTTCGCTTGGAGGTATTGACTAAAAACCGCTTCCCTACGCCAGCATTATCTGGATCAGGTCCAAAGGGTTAATCTCAGCCAAAAGGCTCCCCTAGCGAAAAACTATTTATATATTTTTATTTATTATAAACTTACTCATCTAATATGTCAATGTTCAATTTGTTTATACAAAGAATTTGCGTTTCAATCCATATTCTAAAGCAGCTTCTACATCAATCCTTAAAGGACCCTTTCTTCGAATAACAAAGCCAAGAAGCTCTCCACTTTCAAAAGGTAGAATTCTTTCACCATCTAAGGCAATGGTACCCTTTTGAGTAGGCTTAGACACATACATTTGATTTAACTCCATCTTTGAAGGGGTTTCACATTCTACAGTAGTCATTTTTCCAGCAGTAAAAGGAGCCAATACCTTTTTGCGACCACAATGTAGTCGAGTGCGATATCCAAAATCATCCGAATAAGTTGAGAGTGCTTGAACACCGATAATAGAAGAAAATCCTATTGAAGCAGGATGTGATCTAGAAACAATTAGTTCTGAAATATCCTTTATATTTTCTATTGCTCTATTTCCTACAAATATTTGATTGGTAATAGCTACATCAATTAAGGCGTAGTCAATAATTTCTCCATTTTTGTAGACTTCAATAATCTTATCGTGAATAATATAATCATCTTGCATACCGTATTCGCATAAAATTGCTGCAGCCATTCCTACTGTAGTACCTTCATAAAATCGTGGATAAACATTATTGGTTCCAGTAGATATGGGAATAATAGGTATATTAGAATTTTTTGCTGCAACTAATCTATTGGTCCCATCCCCACCTAGTATAATGATACAATGGACTCCTAGTTTTATAAACTCATTTGTCGCTTGTATTGTATCTTCATATGTACCCATTATTCTAAAGTCTAGTATCTCTACATCTGCCTTTAAATCTCCATTTAGCTCCAAACTCGATTTTGCATTGGATCCCATCTCGCTATTGTCTGGCATTATAAATATTTTTTCTACTCCTAAATCTTGAGCGCCTAGAATCATTCTCTCCATAAGGTTGACTTTTTCGTGATTACTGATTGTAGTAGCATAGGAGTATAGTCTTCGAACGTCTTTTCCTGAATTTGGATTCGCAATTATACCAATGCTCTTCAAAATATCATCTCCGTATATTCACTTTCGTACTATTCATCAACATAAGACATAGCAATAGCTCCTGGTCCTGCATGTGTTCCAACTACAGCACCTACAATGGATTCAACGATATAATTTGCATCATATTCTTCTACTAATATCTTTTTTAAATCTTCTAAGTATTCTGTCGCTCCTGTATGAAGCATATATACAGGCTTATCTTTGAGGCTTACTCTATTTTTAGACAAATAATTTCGCACCCAATTTAATGCCTTTTTTTTCCCTCTTACTTTATCTTTTGCTACAAGTTCTCCGTTAGAAAAAGTCAATATGGGTTTTATGTTTAGCATACTACCTAAGAGAGCTTGGCTTGATGATAATCTCCCACCCTTTTTTAAGTACTCTAATGTGTCTACAATCATAAGAGTCTCGTTCTTAGGAATCATATCATTTATTTTATTGACAATTTCTTTTCTGCTCTTCCCTTCTTTAGCCATCTTAGCAGCATAGTGAACCATCAGAGCCTCTCCTAATGTTACCATTTTTGAATCAATAATGCTAATTTTATCGCTATCTAGAGTATTTTTTGCTATCATCGCTGAATTATACGTTCCACTCATACTTGAGGACATGAAAATACCAATAACTTCATCTCCAGAATGAATGATAGATTTAAAAATATCTATAAACTCAGCTGGAGTTACCTGAGAAGTGCTGGGAATGCCATCAAAGGATTCAAGCTTTTCATAAAATTGACTAGGGGATATTTCTTCACGATCTCTATAGGATTCTAATCCAAAATGGACAGTCAAAGGTACAACCTTTATATTATATTTTTTCTCTTCATCAACACTAATATCACTAGCGCTATCAGTGACAATTTGAATAGCCATGTAACACCTCTATTCTTCTCCATATTTATTTGTAAAATAATCAATCAGATTATTTAAAGCTTTCATTAAAGCATATTCTTCTTGTTTGTTTAATTCCGTCACAATTTCATGTACCATATTTTCATGAAAAGATGTGTGTTTTTCCATGATATCATGAGCCTTCTCTGTAAGGTTTACTATAACTACTCTTCGATCCTTTTCACTTCTTTTACGTTTAACAAAACCCTTCTTTTCTAAATTGTTAATAGAAGTAGTAAGCGTTCCCAAAGTAATACTTAATCTAGAAGCTATTTCGCTCATAGGTTTTTCTACATCACTAGCAATTGCCTCTAATGTATGAATTTCTGTAATCGATAGATTTACGCCTAAGCTTCTTATGAATTTTTCTTCTGCCTTAAGAACCAAATTAAACACGATTACTAATGCCTCGTTTAATATACTGTATATATTTTTCATAGTTATCACCATCAAATTAATTTGATAATCAAATTATCCTTTCAATTATAACCTTAAGGTTTTTTGCCGTCAACCATAAGAAAGCGCCTTTGCGCTTTATCTACCTGCCACCAGCTATCAGTACCCTATGGTTAAGCTTCAGGGCAAAGATTTCACCTTTA
The DNA window shown above is from Alkalibaculum bacchi and carries:
- the thiT gene encoding energy-coupled thiamine transporter ThiT yields the protein MLQSFFESMQGQIFVVVLIVLAFALIFKLSKKGDNNIKALTYSAIAVAVAYVLNQITLFRMPQGGSITPFSMLFIVMIGYYFGVRQGILAGVAFGLLDLLINPYVIHPVQMLMDYLLAFGSLGMGAVLAKRGIIPTYLLGVLGRLVCSVLSGVIFFASYAPEGQGAFMYSTIYNGSYMGAEALLTCILLAIPTVRNAINEVKNKVVR
- a CDS encoding MarR family winged helix-turn-helix transcriptional regulator, producing MKNIYSILNEALVIVFNLVLKAEEKFIRSLGVNLSITEIHTLEAIASDVEKPMSEIASRLSITLGTLTTSINNLEKKGFVKRKRSEKDRRVVIVNLTEKAHDIMEKHTSFHENMVHEIVTELNKQEEYALMKALNNLIDYFTNKYGEE
- a CDS encoding DegV family protein; the protein is MAIQIVTDSASDISVDEEKKYNIKVVPLTVHFGLESYRDREEISPSQFYEKLESFDGIPSTSQVTPAEFIDIFKSIIHSGDEVIGIFMSSSMSGTYNSAMIAKNTLDSDKISIIDSKMVTLGEALMVHYAAKMAKEGKSRKEIVNKINDMIPKNETLMIVDTLEYLKKGGRLSSSQALLGSMLNIKPILTFSNGELVAKDKVRGKKKALNWVRNYLSKNRVSLKDKPVYMLHTGATEYLEDLKKILVEEYDANYIVESIVGAVVGTHAGPGAIAMSYVDE
- a CDS encoding ATP-binding protein, which produces MQDMFNELLIFRNIQQNPVIDQFRKFTTAREIPHKVEHLFQMQYEIVRISGKKGISWKQTVLDILLMDENLFTLKCERRERIDENLLTLVAGDIHIIRNLYNYDWITVLEELSVNRSTVFTLDTEEFENIDIHSLLANNNIGERFIVKELSNYIRENGTGLFSKESVFKWDDAKQCLSEIKEFDRVRFEDLIGYEGQTKVLKENTLSFIDRGKGNNVLLYGQRGTGKSSSVKALVNEYAHKGLKIIELKKGQLDAIASIIEITRHRDFKFILFIDDLSFEEFETDYKKFKAIIEGSFEKKPNNVLIYVTSNRHHLVRETFKEREEDVNVSETAQEKLSLFDRFGLTILYEQPKDDLYNEMVIKLARRNGIKLPEKELLQLANEWKVSKASKSGRAAQQLVDSLSSKL
- a CDS encoding ACT domain-containing protein; the encoded protein is MIKQVSVFLENKKGRLSEALEILHKNDINLRSLTIAETTDYGILRLIPNKPEQAAEKLKEAGFVVNQTKVLAIEVNDSPGSMLTVIKGLSMSDIDIEYSYCCLPVHEHKVVIILKVSDSEKAIELLRQSSCAKLIEAEAFA
- a CDS encoding phenylacetate--CoA ligase family protein, giving the protein MYWNKRIETMSRDELMYIQNERLQKMLRRIYHNVPFYRSQFQSVDLAPEDITEISDLSKLPFTTKQDLRDSYPYGLFAAPLSEIVRIHASSGTTGKPTVVGYTREDISNWAELCARAFVAAGADSNSVVQVSYGYGLFTGGLGIHYGAEKLGASVIPMSGGNTERQIMLMKDFHSTLLACTPSYAIYLAEAIEQYGIDPGEIKLKSGIFGAEPWSENMRKKIEERLHISAHDIYGLSEIMGPGVAIECQCKNGMHIWEDHFLPEIIDPNTLEPLPYGAPGELVFTTLTKEGIPVLRYRTRDLSVLHKEVCECGRTHVRMERVSGRSDDMLIIRGVNVFPSQIESVLMEFGNVEPHYLLIVTREGTLDNLEIQIELSEELFSDRISNLEELERKIKQKIHSVLQISAKIRLVEPKSIPRSEGKAKRVIDKRNLQGE
- a CDS encoding LiaI-LiaF-like domain-containing protein → MKNKNNIIIGLIFVLLGAFWLLNNLNIIQYEFRYLFTAFSKLWPLILVIVGLTIIVKNKVINSLLWLLFFVILLVYGYYLQEKAPIPHSYEIGELESYTISAKNDISAGKLDLDLGAMEFNIRSGTPDFATIDSNLAGLDIEDTVENNLQHLHISHENFTQKFFSDSKFDYSLDLALNEELPWSLDIDSGAVNGIVDLKNIKLKDLDIDLGAGNMEIYLSDKSTDGTIDIDSGVSRIELNIPKEAGILLEFDGALNSTNISELDFIKQSDNKYITENYDNADSKYHINVDMGLGEFKINKF
- a CDS encoding NAD(+)/NADH kinase, encoding MKSIGIIANPNSGKDVRRLYSYATTISNHEKVNLMERMILGAQDLGVEKIFIMPDNSEMGSNAKSSLELNGDLKADVEILDFRIMGTYEDTIQATNEFIKLGVHCIIILGGDGTNRLVAAKNSNIPIIPISTGTNNVYPRFYEGTTVGMAAAILCEYGMQDDYIIHDKIIEVYKNGEIIDYALIDVAITNQIFVGNRAIENIKDISELIVSRSHPASIGFSSIIGVQALSTYSDDFGYRTRLHCGRKKVLAPFTAGKMTTVECETPSKMELNQMYVSKPTQKGTIALDGERILPFESGELLGFVIRRKGPLRIDVEAALEYGLKRKFFV
- a CDS encoding PspC domain-containing protein encodes the protein MDTRLHKSTKDKIISGVCGGLGEYFRVDSSIIRIIWAIAAFAYGTGILLYIIAAIILPSEDYEKVEGDNKSENILNADNSKLIGIVLIISGVLFLLRQFTPFLDSKYVWPVILIVLGLFIIVKGGSRDHEE